Within Corynebacterium jeddahense, the genomic segment GCTTGTGGAGTGTTCGAGGTGGGTTGCGAGAAGTTAAGGCTGCGGCAGCCGCGGCAGCGGGGGAGGGGCGAGGCTGAGGATCCTGGCCGTCCCTTGCACCAGCGCGGCGAGCACCAGCGCCACGCCTGCGGTTGCGAGCACCGAAGTGACCACGGTGGTGGCCTGTGCCGCGGGTGACCCCTTCTCAGTCGAGGACATCTGTTCGACCGAGCTTTGCTTTACGACGGGCTGTTCTTCTGCCGCGGCAGAAGGAACAAGCGTGAGTGCCACCGACAGGGCGGCGCAGGTTGCGAGTGCGCGGCGCATTAGGACGGCATGAACTGGGCGATGATGGCCTTTACCTGCGGCAGGGTGGAGGCGTAGGCCAGGCCACCGACGACCGCGAGGATGCCGATCACAATGCCAGCGATCGCACCCGGGGACAGCGCGCCGTCCTGCTTGGCGGAGCCGTCTTGGTCGGCCGGCTTCGGGTCGGCCGGCTTCGGGTGCGCAGGCTTCGTGTTGGCCGGCTTCGGTGCAGCCTTGAACTCGACCGTCGCACCCACCTTGCTGTCCTCGATTGGCTTGCCCACCTCGTAGCTGGTACCGAAGATGTCCACGCCGAACTCGGTCATCTTGGTCGGGGTGAAGGTGAGCTCCTTCTTCTCGCCGGCAACCGGCTTCGGGGCTTCCTTCACCTCGAATTCGACGATCGGCTTGTCGTCGCCGGTGGAGGTGGTCGGCTCGCTGCCGGGCATGCCGCCCTTGCGCACGTAGTCGGCCTGGAGGTGGCCCTTTTCGCCGTTGATCACGATCTTGAAGTCGGACATTTGGATGTCCATGGCGCCGTGGTGGCCTTCGATGCGGAAGGCGCCGTCGAGGTTGATCGTGCCCTCGCCCTTCTCATTCAATGCAGAGTCTGCAGCGTTGACCGGGAACTTGAAGTCGACGAGCTTGCCGTCCTTCTCTACTTTCTCAGCACCCTCAGAAACGGTGATGGTGCTGGCGACGAACGGGGCCTGCACGTAGCGCAGGAAGGATTCCTTGATATTCCAGGTGGCAGAGCCGGACTGGATCTCAGGCGTCGCAGCGAAAGCCGTGGGTGCGAACAGGGAAGTGGAGGCGACAGCGGCAGCTGTAAACAGTGCCAGGGTGGAGGTGCGGGACATCGGACGTCCTTTCAAAATTGGGCCAGGAGGCGGTAACAGTAAGGTCACGCTTATCTTACTAAAGTAAGCCTAACCTTATCAACCTATTGGGGGTAGTTGGGGTAGCCTTACCCCGTGCTGTCTGCCCTGGCAGGAGATACAAATACGTGCCCGTCGACACGCGAAACCGCGATCGGCCAGTCGTACACAGCGCTCAAGACATCCCCCGAATACACCTCGTGTACCGGTCCTGACGCCGCAATCGTTCCCTCCTTGAGGCACACCACACGGTCGCAGTAACGCGCCGCCAATTGCAGGTCGTGCAACACCACGATCACGGTGACTCCCTTCGCGGCGAGCGTCCGCACCAGCCCCATCGTCTGCTCTTGGTAGCGGACGTCCATCGCTGCCGTCGGTTCGTCCAGAAACACCACAGGTGTCCGTTGCGCCAGTACCCGGGCAAATGCTGCGCGCGAGCGTTCGCCGCCGGAAAGCGTCACTACCTCCCGGTCTTGCAGGTGCGTCATACCGGTGGCGGCGAGCGCGTCGTCCACAATCTCAGCGTCTTCGGGTCCCGCTCCCCAGGGGTGTCGGCCCATCTCTACCACGTCGCGCACGAGGAAAGAGAATGCGACAGCCACGTCCTGCAACATGACGGCTCGCGTCCGTGCGAGTTCTCGAGCATTGCTTCGTGACGTCTCTTTGCCTGCCAATTCCACTGTGCCGCCCGCAATCGGTATGTCGCCGGAGAGTGCGGCGAGCAGCGTCGATTTGCCGGCCCCGTTCGGTCCGATGAGGCCCGTGACCTCTCCGGCGTTGGCGCTCATGCTGACGTTGTCGAGGATCGTGCGTCCCTGTTTCACCACGGTCACGCCGTGTGCCCGCACCGTCATAGCTCGTGGCTCTTTCGCAGCGTTTGGCGCAGCAGGAAGAAGAAGGTGGGTCCGCCAATGAGCGCGGTAAAGATCCCGATGGGCAGGTCTGCAAACGGGATGATGGTGCGGGCGAAGATGTCGCCCGCTCCGATCAGCAGTGCGCCACCGAGTGCAGAGGCGGGAAGCAGGACAGCGTTCGACGGGCCCACGGCCGTCCGCACGATGTGCGGAATGACCAACCCCACAAAGCCAACCAACCCGGCAAACGACACTGCTGCTGCGGTGAGCAGTGTCGACAGCACAATCGCAGCCATCCGCAGCCGGGAAACATTGATGCCCACGTGGTAGGCCGCTTGATCCCCGAGCGCGAGGATGTCCAGTTTGCGTCCCAGAAACATCGCGAGGACGAGGGAGACCGCCACGACTGCGGCCACGGCACCCGTCTGGGCCCAATTCGCCCCAGCGAGGGTGCCCATCTGCCAAAAGATGATCTGGTCGCGGGCTGTGGTGGGCGCCATGAACGTCAGCAGGGAAATCACGGCGCCGCTGATGGCGTTTGCCGCGATGCCAACCAAGATAAGGTTGATCACCCGCACCTTTCCTCCGGAACGAGAGAGGTAGTAGACCACGGCGGTGGCGAGCGTGCCGGAGAGGAAGGCGAAGACGGGCACCGTCATTGTGCCGAAGGAGCTGATTCCAAATACCAGCGCCGTGGCGGCGCCCACGCCCGCGCCGGAGCTCACACCAATCACACTTGGTTCCGCGAGAGGGTTGGCAAACACAGCTTGCATGAGTGCCCCGCCCACACCGAGTGCGGCGCCGACAAAGAGTCCGAGGACGAGCCTCGGAAGACGAATTTGCCACACTACAGAGGCGTCGAGCGTGGTCGCAGACATCGGCCCGGCGGTGATGATCGGCCACAGCTCGCCCGGAGAAAGCTCGAATTGGCCCACCATGATCGAGGCCACCGCGGTGCATGCCAGCAGCACAACAGTCACAGCAAAGAGCACAACGCGGCCCCTGCGGCGGGCCTGGAAGGCGGAGAGTTGGGAGCTCACTCATCCTCCCCGTACAGAGCGTGGGCGGCGCGGAGCAGCATTTCACCCGTTTGCGGCCCAAAGGCGAGCGAGTCGCCGTCGGGAAGGGAGAGCACCCGTTTGTTCTGTCCGGCGGTGGTTTCGGCAACGCCAGGGCGCTGGAGCAGACCCTCGATGTCGCCGGTTGATTTCAGCCCGCCGTTCATCATCACGAACACCTCGGGGTTCACTTCCGCCAACGCCTCGGGGCTCGCGGGGGAGGAGCCTCCCATACCGTGCTGGGTGTTCACGTCTACGCCGCCGAGTGCTTCGATCAGATCCTGCGTGCCGTCTTCGCCGCCGAGAAGGTAGAACACGCCGCCAGTGCCGCGGGCGTACAAGAACGACATGCGCAGCGGCTCAGCTGGCGCAACTTGCGCGATGGCAGCGAGCGCCTCGTCCACCTCCCGCTGGCTGCGCTCGGCCAAGAGCCGACCGGCTTCTGGCTCGCCAACAATCGTTGCGAGGTTGATGATGTCTTCGCTCATGGATTTCATCGATCGCGTCGGCTCCATCACGACCGTGGTCACGCCGGCCGCGCGAATCTGGTCGATGGCTTCAATCGGGCCTACCGAGTGGTCCACAATCACCAGCGTCGGGCGCAGGTTGAGGATGGCTTCAACGTTGAGGGAATGCCCGTTTTCGGTCACGACGGGCAGATGGCTTAACGACGGCTCCGCTGAACTCACCGTCCTTCCCACAATGTTGTCCGCCAGCCCAATGCCGCGCAGGGTCTTCGTGTAGGTGCCGTATATGTCGAGGGCGAGGATGCGCGACGTGTCGGTGATTGTGACGTCGTAGCCGTCAGCATCGGTGAGTTCAACCGGGAGCGCCTCTTGCCGCGGGGCATCTACCGGCTCCACCTCTGAAATCTCCGTGACCATGGCGACCCCCTGTGCTTGGTGTGGGTCACCTCCTGCGTGCAGCGAATCCGCAAGCTGCTGAGTCTCCACCTGAACCGGGTTGTCCCACGCGGCGCAGCCCGCAAGTGGCAGCGTCGCAGCGAGCAACACTGCAGCGAGCGTCTTGTTGAATTTCATTGTGTGTTGTTTCCTTTGTGTCCCAATCGGGTTCCTTAAGCCGACATTGCGAACCGCGCGAGGGCACCACCTGCACCAACGAGTGAGGCGATGAGCAGGAGCAGTTTGGCCACCACTTCGTCATCCCACCCGCCAGTTCCGGTGTTGGAATCCCCAGCCACGTTCTTTATCTGGAATTTTCCGCCTTCAGGTTGCTTGGCCGAAGCCACAGTCTCAGCTCCTTCCACTTCGTCGAACACGGAGCCGCCCATGCTGGCGCCGCCGGATTGCAGCTTGGCCTGCGCTTGCGACGTGCCGCCGCGGAGTTTTGCCGCGTCATTAGCGGAGCCGCCTTTGCCGGTCGCGGCCGCCGAAGTTGTCTCGGCCTGGCCTTCAACACAGTTGGCGGAGCCTCCGAGTTGTGCCGTGAAGCTGATCGGATCGAGTGCATCCCCGGCTGGGTAGAACTGCCCGAAGGCTTCTGCACCGACGTCGGTCAGCGATGCGGTAGCGGTGCCGGAGACGTGCGAGTCCCCCACGTTGAGGTCAGTGAACTGCAGGTTTGCAATGGCAATGCGCCCAAAATCGTTTGATTTACCTTCCGTGCTGTTGGAGGAGGCGTTGAGGATGATTTGGCCCGTATTGCCGTTGAATTGGATCTCCATGTTGGAGAATCTCGTGTCCAACACCCCGCCGTGGCCGGTGAAACGGATTGAGCCCGGGTACAGAATGGACCCAGAGCGTGAATCTGGATCGACAGCGCCTGAGTTGCCGGTGAAATTGAACGCGTCACCGTCATCTCCCACGCCGGTCAGTTCCCACGAGCCCTTCGCGATGTTGCCTCGGATGTAGGTGCGGAACGACTTTCGCACACCCCATTTCGCTTCCGCGCTGGTCACGCCCTTCGACTTCGCACCGGTGCACACCGCACCTGGAGCACCGCCACCGGCTGCGCCAGCACCGGTCGAGCCACTCGTGCCAGCTGCTGCGCCGTTGCCGCTCCGGGTGACGCCCGTTTGCCTGGCGGTCGTTCCAGTACTAACGCCTTTGCCCGCACCTGATCCCGTGGTTCCGCTCGTGCTCGTCCCCGAAGCGGTGCCAGTACCCGATCCGGTCGGACGACTGGTTCCACCAGCGCCGCCGGTTGGCTGCGGTGCTAGTGCCTGGGCCTGTGACGCCGCTTGCGTTAGCCCAGTAGGGGGATTGGTCCGGTTGTACAGTGCCTCGCCATTTTTCAACAGGTTGTCAGAGTTGACCACGAGGCCGTTGAGCTCAATGAGTGTGTCGTTGATGGTGCCGAGCAGGCTCGCGGGTCCAGAGGTCGCGTTGGAGCGGGTCGCACCCGTGCCGCCGGTGCCACTTGGAGAGACACCTTGCGCAGCACCGACCGAGAACTGCGGCGTCGGGGCTGGTCCGGACGCGTCGGTGAGCGAGAGAGTGATCGAGATTGGATCGAGCGCCTCGCCTACTTCGTAGAATCCACCGAAGATATTGGCTCCGCTGGCCGTCAGCGTAGCGGTGCCCGAGAGAGTGGTTTGCGGCGCAGTGAAATCGGGGGCGTGCGTCAGCGCAATCGTGGCCAGGACTTCCTGGCGCCCTTCACGGATTGCGCCTGTCTTTTCCATGCCTTCGTATTTCCGCGAGGTGTAATCCACGCGTAGTTCACCCTGGGTCCCATTCACCACCACGATCGGGTTGCGCAGAGACATGTCCAGTGCCCCATTGTGGCCGGTGAAGTGCACCTCTCCTGTGAAGTTGATCTGGCCCGAGTCGGCCGAACTGATGGCGGCGGATTCAAAGGGGAATTGAAAGGTGGAGCCCGAGCGGGTGGTGCCGCCGCTGGTGGAAATGGTGCCCTTGGCAACGCCGGTCTCGATGTATTTGCGGAATGATTCGCGCACGCCCCAATCCATCGTTGCCGCGGTGACAGACCGGTAGGAAGCTGCGGTTTGGGCGTAAGCCGGGGTAGTCATCATTGGCGCGGGGCCGAAGGCAAGTGCGGTAACGGACACGAGGCCGGTGGCGGCGGCTGCGGCGCAAGCTTTGTGGAAGTGCATATTTCCCTCGACAGGTCCTTAGGGTCAACTTCGGAGAGATAGGTTAACCTTAGCTAACTAAGGTAAGCATTGCGAAACAAAGGGGGTGGCCATGGTGGCCCCTGAAACAGAACCGGTAACCGACTTCATTCCTGTGGTTGATGCCCCAGAAAGTGGGGGAGAGCGTGCGGACGCGCAGCCGCACATCGCCACATGGGAGCGGGCGCTCATCGCCCTCATTGCAGGCGTTGTTGCATTTGGCGGAGCGGTGGGCAATATTTGGGTGGCGTTTCCCGCCTGCGTGGTCATGGTTGGCGTGTTATTTGCGCTGCCTGCTTTGCCTAGTCACCGCGGGCGGAATGGGGCGCTCGGCCGTCGCGCTGGCGTGGTCCTGGGGGCTGTGTGGGCAATCATTGTTGCCGTCATCGCCCTAGTGCTGTTTCTGGTACCGGCAAAGTTCGCACTTACAGGTGGGGTGATCACAGCGCTCTTTGCAGGCGTCGTCACCTGGGGGGCGATCGCGTACGTGGATCGCCCCTCGGTGGGGCACTGAGGCGAATGCTCGTCTCTAGTTCAGTCCGCGTAAAGCGGCGAGGTCGGTGAACACCGCCTGGTTCAGGACGAAGACGTGCTCGGCGGTGTCGATGAGGCGGGTCTGCTCATTCCCGGTGAGGTTCATGTTGTCGAGCGCGGCCTTGTACTTCGCACGGTAGGGCGGGATCTTGCCTACGGTGGAGAAGTCGTAGAAATGCAGGGCGTCCTCGCTCACGCCGTACTCGTTGCGGAAGACTCGGGCCAGCACCTGCCCGCCCGCGATATCCCCGAGGTAGCGCACGTAGTGGTGGGCCACCACTTCTGGCCCGTCCTCAGGGCCAAGCTGTTCGAGCTCGCTCACGTAGCGCTGGGTTGCGGCGAGTGGCGCTTCATTGCGCCAGGCGGCTCCAGTCAATGCGGTCAGGTCCTCGGTCAGGGCATCAACCCGCTCGAGGCGCGGATCGAAGATCAGGGCCACAGCGGGGTGCTTCGCCGCCCGACGCACTGCCGCTTCGAGCGCGGAGTAGATGTGGAAGTACTGCAGGGTGAGCTCGGCCACCGCGTCGCGGTCCAAGTTCCCTTTGCCCAGGTTTGCCATGAATCGGGAGTTTTCGGCGTTGGTGTGCGCGGTTGCGATCTGCGCTTTCAGGGCAACGGAAAGCTGCTCACTGGTGGTCGGCAGGGTGGTGGTCATTGAATCCTCCACGGTCGGAACGGTAATTATGGGTAGTTGCCTGAATATCATAAGGGAAGCCTTGCCTAATCTGAATCAGTAGAAGGGATGAACTCAGGCCCCCACTCCGCTGTGATGTGGAACACTGGTCCGCATGAGCGAACAGCACGTGATCACGGAAGTCCGGGACACCACCGGCATCATCACCCTCAACCGCCCGAAGGCGCTGAATTCCCTGACCCATGAGATGGTTACCGCGATCCAGGGCGCGCTGGATCAGTGGCGCGACGACAGCGCCATCGAGCAGGTCGTCATCGTGTCCAGCGGCAAGCACTTCTGCTCGGGGGGCGACGTCCGCCAGGTCCGCGACGGCGTGCTCGCAGGCGACCTGGACCGGGTGGATACGTTCTTCCGCGAGGAGTACGCGCTGAACGTCGATATCGCGAACTACCCGAAGCCCTACATTGCGCTGTGCAATGGCGTGATCATGGGCGGCGGAATGGGGGTCTCCGCCCACGCGAAGTACATGGTGGTCACCGAGGACGCCTTCGCGTCGATGCCGGAGATGTTCATCGGCTACATCACCGACGTGGGCATGTCGTGGTTGTTGCAGAAGCTGCCGGAGGTGCCGTCGCAAAGCTTGGGCACCTATTTGGGGCTCACCGGCTACCGCATGACTGCCGACGACATGCTGGCCACCGGCCTGGCCTCGCACAAGGTGGCCACGCTCGACGGCGTGCTCGACGGCATCGTGGCCGAGGGGCCGGGGTACCTGGACACAGTCGCGCTGCCGCAGGGCGACAGCGAGCTCGTATCGCGTATCGACGACATCGCCCCGGTCTTCACCGGCTCCTGGCCCGAGATCCAGGCGAAACTCGCGGACGCGCCGGAGGAGTTCCGCGCGCAGGTGGAGGAGCTCACGGTGGGCGCGTCGCCGTCGTCCCTGGTAGCAGCCGCGGAGCTGTTCGAGGCGAACAAGGACCTCGACCTGGAGCGGGCGATTGCCAACGAGTTGGTGCTCGGCGGGGTGGTGTACCGCGAGCCGGACTTCGCCGAGGGCGTGCGCGCGGTGCTGGTGGATAAGACGAAGGACGCTGACTTCGCGCCCCAGCCGGATCCGGAGAAATACCGCAAGGTGCTGTCCTCGTAGTGCGCGGGCGGTAAGGTAGAGGGCGGTTCGGGGCCCGAAATTGCCCCCGATTCCCAC encodes:
- a CDS encoding HtaA domain-containing protein → MSRTSTLALFTAAAVASTSLFAPTAFAATPEIQSGSATWNIKESFLRYVQAPFVASTITVSEGAEKVEKDGKLVDFKFPVNAADSALNEKGEGTINLDGAFRIEGHHGAMDIQMSDFKIVINGEKGHLQADYVRKGGMPGSEPTTSTGDDKPIVEFEVKEAPKPVAGEKKELTFTPTKMTEFGVDIFGTSYEVGKPIEDSKVGATVEFKAAPKPANTKPAHPKPADPKPADQDGSAKQDGALSPGAIAGIVIGILAVVGGLAYASTLPQVKAIIAQFMPS
- a CDS encoding heme ABC transporter ATP-binding protein, which gives rise to MTVRAHGVTVVKQGRTILDNVSMSANAGEVTGLIGPNGAGKSTLLAALSGDIPIAGGTVELAGKETSRSNARELARTRAVMLQDVAVAFSFLVRDVVEMGRHPWGAGPEDAEIVDDALAATGMTHLQDREVVTLSGGERSRAAFARVLAQRTPVVFLDEPTAAMDVRYQEQTMGLVRTLAAKGVTVIVVLHDLQLAARYCDRVVCLKEGTIAASGPVHEVYSGDVLSAVYDWPIAVSRVDGHVFVSPARADSTG
- a CDS encoding FecCD family ABC transporter permease, whose product is MLLACTAVASIMVGQFELSPGELWPIITAGPMSATTLDASVVWQIRLPRLVLGLFVGAALGVGGALMQAVFANPLAEPSVIGVSSGAGVGAATALVFGISSFGTMTVPVFAFLSGTLATAVVYYLSRSGGKVRVINLILVGIAANAISGAVISLLTFMAPTTARDQIIFWQMGTLAGANWAQTGAVAAVVAVSLVLAMFLGRKLDILALGDQAAYHVGINVSRLRMAAIVLSTLLTAAAVSFAGLVGFVGLVIPHIVRTAVGPSNAVLLPASALGGALLIGAGDIFARTIIPFADLPIGIFTALIGGPTFFFLLRQTLRKSHEL
- a CDS encoding heme/hemin ABC transporter substrate-binding protein, producing MKFNKTLAAVLLAATLPLAGCAAWDNPVQVETQQLADSLHAGGDPHQAQGVAMVTEISEVEPVDAPRQEALPVELTDADGYDVTITDTSRILALDIYGTYTKTLRGIGLADNIVGRTVSSAEPSLSHLPVVTENGHSLNVEAILNLRPTLVIVDHSVGPIEAIDQIRAAGVTTVVMEPTRSMKSMSEDIINLATIVGEPEAGRLLAERSQREVDEALAAIAQVAPAEPLRMSFLYARGTGGVFYLLGGEDGTQDLIEALGGVDVNTQHGMGGSSPASPEALAEVNPEVFVMMNGGLKSTGDIEGLLQRPGVAETTAGQNKRVLSLPDGDSLAFGPQTGEMLLRAAHALYGEDE
- a CDS encoding HtaA domain-containing protein codes for the protein MRESFRKYIETGVAKGTISTSGGTTRSGSTFQFPFESAAISSADSGQINFTGEVHFTGHNGALDMSLRNPIVVVNGTQGELRVDYTSRKYEGMEKTGAIREGRQEVLATIALTHAPDFTAPQTTLSGTATLTASGANIFGGFYEVGEALDPISITLSLTDASGPAPTPQFSVGAAQGVSPSGTGGTGATRSNATSGPASLLGTINDTLIELNGLVVNSDNLLKNGEALYNRTNPPTGLTQAASQAQALAPQPTGGAGGTSRPTGSGTGTASGTSTSGTTGSGAGKGVSTGTTARQTGVTRSGNGAAAGTSGSTGAGAAGGGAPGAVCTGAKSKGVTSAEAKWGVRKSFRTYIRGNIAKGSWELTGVGDDGDAFNFTGNSGAVDPDSRSGSILYPGSIRFTGHGGVLDTRFSNMEIQFNGNTGQIILNASSNSTEGKSNDFGRIAIANLQFTDLNVGDSHVSGTATASLTDVGAEAFGQFYPAGDALDPISFTAQLGGSANCVEGQAETTSAAATGKGGSANDAAKLRGGTSQAQAKLQSGGASMGGSVFDEVEGAETVASAKQPEGGKFQIKNVAGDSNTGTGGWDDEVVAKLLLLIASLVGAGGALARFAMSA
- a CDS encoding heme oxygenase (biliverdin-producing), which gives rise to MTTTLPTTSEQLSVALKAQIATAHTNAENSRFMANLGKGNLDRDAVAELTLQYFHIYSALEAAVRRAAKHPAVALIFDPRLERVDALTEDLTALTGAAWRNEAPLAATQRYVSELEQLGPEDGPEVVAHHYVRYLGDIAGGQVLARVFRNEYGVSEDALHFYDFSTVGKIPPYRAKYKAALDNMNLTGNEQTRLIDTAEHVFVLNQAVFTDLAALRGLN
- a CDS encoding 3-hydroxyisobutyryl-CoA hydrolase, whose protein sequence is MSEQHVITEVRDTTGIITLNRPKALNSLTHEMVTAIQGALDQWRDDSAIEQVVIVSSGKHFCSGGDVRQVRDGVLAGDLDRVDTFFREEYALNVDIANYPKPYIALCNGVIMGGGMGVSAHAKYMVVTEDAFASMPEMFIGYITDVGMSWLLQKLPEVPSQSLGTYLGLTGYRMTADDMLATGLASHKVATLDGVLDGIVAEGPGYLDTVALPQGDSELVSRIDDIAPVFTGSWPEIQAKLADAPEEFRAQVEELTVGASPSSLVAAAELFEANKDLDLERAIANELVLGGVVYREPDFAEGVRAVLVDKTKDADFAPQPDPEKYRKVLSS